The genomic window GGGCTGCGCTACCTGGAGGCCGTGCTGCTGCTGGGGCTGGGCAGGCTCGCCGAGGCCGAGCGCGCGGCGCGCCAGGTGGTCTACCTGGAGCCCCGCCTGGCCGTGGCCCACCTGACGCTCGGCCACGTGCTGCGCCGCCGCAACGACACCGCCGGGGCCGCGCGCGCCTTCCGCTCCGCCGAGGAGCTGTGCGCCGCGCTGCCGCCGGACACCCCCGTGCCCCTGTCCGAGGGCGAGCGCGCCGGGAGCCTCGCCCGGGTGGCCCATGACGAGCGCCTCCGTCTGGAGCTGATGATGACGGCGCGGGAGGAGAGCTGATGCCGGAACGCAAGACAGGCGGCCTGGACTGGGCCGAGGCCCGCGCGCGGCTGGAGCGCATGATGGAGACAGCGGCGCAGGCCGAGGCCCTGTCCCCCGCGAAGGCCCGGGAGGTGCTCGATGCCCGGGCCCAGGAGCTCGCCCGGCCTCCGCCCTCGGAGCGCGCCGCGAGCCACCTGGTGGAGGTGGCCCGCTTCCGCCTGGGCGGGCAGATGTACGCGCTGTCCACGCGCTTCCTGCACGAGGTGCTGCGCACCCCGGAGCTCACCCCGCTGCCGGGCGCGCCCCCGCTGCTGCGCGGCCTCACCCTGCTGCGCG from Stigmatella erecta includes these protein-coding regions:
- a CDS encoding chemotaxis protein CheW translates to MPERKTGGLDWAEARARLERMMETAAQAEALSPAKAREVLDARAQELARPPPSERAASHLVEVARFRLGGQMYALSTRFLHEVLRTPELTPLPGAPPLLRGLTLLRGEVLPVVELTPLFGRPVSGLGGTVLVVGLGRAELGLCAEAVEEVTQVPRDALLPAPTALAEVGDWVSSIHRDGTIFLEGEALLGDSRLVFDISDEGTV